One Lysobacter enzymogenes DNA segment encodes these proteins:
- a CDS encoding DUF4159 domain-containing protein produces MLGAAAGAVAARVPLARAAADYDFWFTRLKYDSGDWDVDQRMPANLITSLIDYTHLRVDPKEHVLALADPKMLAAPFCYLAGHKLVEFNPDERRNFERYVRNGGFVFVDDCNHDIDGLFAKSFEAQMAKIFGAKALKKLPNKHPIYRSFFVFDGPPATGFELNGWGDDLVHDYLKGIEIDGRLGILYSNKDYGCEWDYDWRNKRFLAEDNTKFGVNIVMYALNS; encoded by the coding sequence ATGCTCGGCGCCGCGGCCGGTGCCGTGGCGGCACGCGTGCCGCTGGCGCGCGCGGCGGCCGATTACGATTTCTGGTTCACCCGGCTCAAGTACGACTCCGGCGACTGGGACGTGGACCAGCGCATGCCGGCCAACCTGATCACCTCGCTGATCGACTACACCCACCTGCGGGTGGACCCGAAGGAACACGTGCTCGCGCTGGCCGACCCGAAGATGCTGGCCGCGCCGTTCTGCTACCTGGCCGGGCACAAGCTGGTCGAGTTCAACCCCGACGAGCGGCGCAACTTCGAGCGCTACGTGCGCAACGGCGGCTTCGTCTTCGTCGACGACTGCAACCACGACATCGACGGGCTGTTCGCCAAGTCGTTCGAGGCGCAGATGGCGAAGATCTTCGGCGCCAAGGCGCTGAAGAAACTGCCGAACAAGCACCCGATCTACCGCAGTTTCTTCGTCTTCGACGGGCCGCCGGCGACCGGGTTCGAGCTCAACGGCTGGGGCGACGATCTGGTCCACGATTACCTAAAGGGCATCGAGATCGACGGGCGGCTCGGCATTTTGTACAGCAACAAGGACTACGGCTGCGAGTGGGATTACGACTGGCGCAACAAGCGGTTCCTGGCCGAGGACAACACCAAGTTCGGGGTCAATATCGTGATGTACGCGTTGAACTCGTGA
- a CDS encoding DUF58 domain-containing protein, with amino-acid sequence MRDLIPADVRARLRGLSLVSRRAVGAHGIGAHRSRSRGAGLEFAQYRAYEPGDELRQVDWKLYARSDRFFVREAERESPLAVWLLLDASASMDQRDGARPDYPRLDAAKAIAACVAELALRQNDRFGLMVLREDGLRLLPPATGARQRDRLLLELHGLRAHGGWPAPASLRPLWERIGAGDLVLMLGDGLDEAALAVAERLAAARREVLSVRILTVEERDFPFRGGHRFRDPETGEELLGDGAALRREFIERFGAARRAVDARLDAAGVRHAEHTLDEPVDLPLRRLFGARDAAAGA; translated from the coding sequence GTGCGCGATCTGATCCCCGCCGACGTGCGCGCGCGCCTGCGCGGCCTTAGCCTGGTCTCGCGCCGCGCCGTCGGCGCGCACGGCATCGGCGCGCATCGCAGCCGCAGCCGCGGCGCCGGGCTGGAGTTCGCCCAGTACCGCGCCTACGAACCCGGCGACGAACTGCGCCAGGTCGATTGGAAACTCTATGCGCGCTCGGACCGCTTCTTCGTGCGCGAAGCCGAACGCGAAAGTCCGCTGGCGGTCTGGCTGTTGCTGGACGCGAGCGCGTCGATGGACCAGCGCGACGGCGCGCGTCCCGATTACCCGCGCCTGGACGCGGCCAAGGCCATCGCCGCCTGCGTGGCCGAACTGGCGCTGCGCCAGAACGACCGCTTCGGCCTGATGGTGTTGCGCGAAGACGGTCTGCGCCTGTTGCCGCCGGCGACCGGCGCGCGCCAGCGCGACCGCTTGCTGCTGGAACTGCACGGCCTGCGCGCGCACGGCGGGTGGCCGGCGCCGGCGTCGCTGCGGCCGCTGTGGGAGCGCATCGGCGCGGGCGACCTGGTGCTGATGCTCGGCGACGGCCTCGACGAGGCGGCGCTGGCCGTGGCCGAACGGCTGGCCGCGGCGCGGCGCGAAGTGCTCAGCGTGCGCATCCTGACTGTCGAGGAGCGCGATTTTCCGTTCCGTGGCGGCCATCGCTTCCGCGATCCGGAGACCGGCGAGGAACTGCTCGGCGACGGCGCCGCGTTGCGGCGCGAGTTCATCGAGCGCTTCGGCGCGGCGCGGCGCGCGGTCGATGCGCGCCTGGACGCGGCCGGCGTCCGCCATGCCGAGCATACGCTCGACGAACCGGTCGACCTGCCGCTGCGGCGCTTGTTCGGCGCGCGCGACGCGGCGGCGGGCGCATGA
- a CDS encoding TldD/PmbA family protein, with amino-acid sequence MQRRDFLGSAGLGLAGLMLPFGRSVAAEALLEPADPALRKRLADTALAAAREGGAHYCDVRVGRYLRQSVLTREAQVRNIVNAESVGVGVRVLRDGAWGFAATSQTTVDAVAAATQQALAIAKANARAQTRKVELAPVRGVGEVRWATPVRKNALAVPIQDKVALLMAVNAAALKNGADFVQSNLFAINEQKYFASTDGSYIDQDVHRIWLPLTATAVDKASGKFRTRDGLSAPMGMGYEYLDADPAGKFALPGGLTGYGRSYDVMEDAAAAARHARAKLKAPSVKPGKYDLVIDPSNLFLTIHENVGHPLELDRVLGYEANYAGTSFATLDKREAGYKYGSERVNFVADKTRAGSLGAVGFDDEGVKTREWDLVRDGVLVDYQATRDEAHILGQKESHGCSYADSWSSVQFQRMPNVSLRPGKDKLSVAEMIKGVERGLYIHGRGSYSIDQQRYNAQFGGQLFFEIKNGAVAGMVEDAAYQIRTPEFWASCSAICDERDFRLGGSFFDGKGQPSQVSAVSHGAATARFDGVNVINTARAL; translated from the coding sequence GTGCAACGACGCGACTTCCTCGGTTCCGCCGGTCTCGGCCTGGCCGGTCTGATGCTTCCCTTCGGCCGCAGCGTCGCCGCCGAAGCCCTGCTGGAACCGGCCGATCCGGCGCTGCGCAAGCGCCTGGCCGATACCGCCCTGGCCGCCGCGCGCGAAGGCGGCGCGCACTACTGCGACGTGCGCGTGGGCCGCTACCTGCGCCAGTCGGTGCTGACCCGCGAGGCGCAGGTGCGCAACATCGTCAACGCCGAATCGGTCGGCGTCGGCGTGCGGGTGCTGCGCGACGGCGCCTGGGGCTTCGCCGCGACGTCGCAGACCACGGTCGACGCGGTCGCCGCGGCCACGCAGCAGGCGCTGGCCATCGCCAAGGCCAACGCGCGCGCGCAGACGCGCAAGGTCGAACTCGCGCCGGTGCGGGGCGTCGGCGAGGTGCGCTGGGCCACGCCGGTGCGCAAGAACGCGCTGGCGGTGCCGATCCAGGACAAGGTCGCGCTGCTGATGGCGGTCAACGCCGCCGCGCTCAAGAACGGCGCCGACTTCGTCCAGTCCAACCTGTTCGCGATCAACGAACAGAAGTATTTCGCGTCCACCGACGGCAGCTACATCGACCAGGACGTGCACCGGATCTGGCTGCCGCTGACCGCGACCGCGGTCGACAAGGCCAGCGGCAAGTTCCGCACCCGCGACGGGCTGTCGGCGCCGATGGGCATGGGCTACGAGTACCTCGATGCCGATCCGGCCGGCAAGTTCGCCCTGCCGGGCGGGCTGACCGGCTACGGCCGCAGCTACGACGTGATGGAAGACGCCGCCGCCGCCGCGCGCCACGCCCGCGCCAAGCTCAAGGCGCCGTCGGTGAAGCCGGGCAAGTACGACCTGGTGATCGATCCGTCCAACCTGTTCCTGACCATCCACGAGAACGTCGGCCACCCGCTCGAACTCGACCGCGTGCTCGGCTATGAAGCCAACTACGCCGGCACCAGCTTCGCCACCCTCGACAAGCGCGAGGCCGGCTACAAATACGGCAGCGAGCGGGTCAACTTCGTCGCCGACAAGACCCGCGCGGGCAGCCTGGGCGCGGTCGGTTTCGACGACGAAGGGGTCAAGACGCGCGAATGGGACCTGGTCCGCGACGGCGTGCTGGTGGATTACCAGGCCACCCGCGACGAGGCCCACATCCTCGGCCAAAAGGAATCGCACGGTTGCAGCTACGCCGATTCGTGGTCGAGCGTGCAGTTCCAGCGCATGCCCAACGTGTCGCTGCGACCCGGCAAGGACAAGCTCAGCGTCGCCGAGATGATCAAGGGCGTCGAGCGCGGGCTGTACATCCACGGCCGCGGCTCGTATTCGATCGACCAGCAGCGCTACAACGCCCAGTTCGGCGGCCAGTTGTTCTTCGAGATCAAGAACGGCGCGGTGGCCGGGATGGTCGAGGACGCGGCCTACCAGATCCGCACGCCGGAATTCTGGGCCTCGTGCTCGGCGATCTGCGACGAGCGCGATTTCCGCCTCGGCGGCTCGTTCTTCGACGGCAAGGGCCAGCCGAGCCAGGTTTCGGCGGTCTCGCACGGCGCGGCCACCGCGCGTTTCGACGGGGTCAACGTCATCAATACGGCGCGGGCGCTGTAG
- a CDS encoding AAA family ATPase, with product MSGNDNNGDDALQAQLARLDELRAAIAQAIVGQDEVVEQLLIGLLAGGHCLLEGVPGLGKTLLVRSLGQALELQFRRIQFTPDLMPSDILGTELLEEDHGTGHRHFRFQPGPIFTSLLLADELNRTPPKTQAALLEAMQERTVSYAGTTHSLPAPFFVLATQNPLEQAGTYPLPEAQLDRFLLHIRVGYPSEQEEHDILQQTTGSGGARVPKVMDAHAVLALQARVREVHLGEDVLRWITRLVRASRPAADALIEVRQWVKWGAGPRAGQSLVLAAKARALLHGRFAATREDVIALAAPVMRHRLLLSFAAEAEGKSADDVIAALLRGVPLPG from the coding sequence ATGAGCGGCAACGACAACAACGGCGACGACGCGCTGCAGGCGCAACTGGCGCGGCTGGACGAACTGCGCGCGGCCATCGCCCAGGCCATCGTCGGCCAGGACGAGGTGGTGGAGCAGTTGCTGATCGGCCTGCTCGCCGGCGGGCATTGCCTGCTCGAAGGCGTGCCGGGACTCGGCAAGACCCTGCTGGTGCGCTCGCTCGGGCAGGCGCTGGAACTGCAGTTCCGGCGGATCCAGTTCACCCCGGACCTGATGCCCAGCGACATCCTCGGCACCGAGTTGCTGGAAGAGGACCACGGCACCGGCCATCGCCATTTCCGCTTCCAGCCGGGGCCGATCTTCACCAGCCTGCTGCTCGCCGACGAACTCAACCGCACCCCGCCCAAGACCCAGGCGGCGTTGCTGGAGGCGATGCAGGAGCGCACGGTGAGCTATGCCGGCACCACCCATTCGCTGCCGGCGCCGTTCTTCGTGCTGGCCACCCAGAATCCGCTGGAGCAGGCTGGCACCTATCCGTTGCCCGAAGCCCAGCTCGACCGGTTCCTGCTGCATATCCGGGTCGGTTATCCGAGCGAGCAGGAAGAACACGACATCCTGCAACAGACCACCGGCAGCGGCGGCGCGCGGGTGCCCAAGGTGATGGACGCGCACGCGGTGCTGGCGCTGCAGGCGAGGGTGCGCGAGGTGCATCTGGGCGAGGACGTGCTGCGCTGGATCACCCGCCTGGTGCGCGCCAGCCGGCCCGCGGCCGATGCGCTGATTGAGGTGCGGCAGTGGGTGAAGTGGGGCGCCGGCCCGCGCGCCGGCCAGTCGCTGGTGCTCGCGGCCAAGGCGCGTGCGCTGCTGCACGGGCGCTTCGCCGCCACCCGCGAGGACGTGATCGCGCTGGCCGCGCCGGTGATGCGCCACCGCCTGTTGCTGTCGTTCGCGGCCGAGGCCGAGGGCAAGAGCGCGGACGATGTGATCGCGGCGCTGCTGCGCGGCGTGCCGTTGCCGGGGTGA